The nucleotide window gaaattactaTTGTTAAGAAGACGGAGAGGGTGAAAAACTATTACATTGATTTAAGGGAGAAAGAGTTTCGAACCTGAGACTCATGAATAGAAACCCAACACCCTATCCACTAGAATATTGAACCACGTGATGGGTAAACAAAAATTATTTCTTAACAATACTATACTTTGAACCACtctaatgtataaaaaaaaatttggtaagTCTTCAATATTCCGAACTACTAGGTAGTCCAGCTTTATATTCATTCGATTAACAAGtaaccaaaaataatttttttacaattcAATCATAACCATCAATTTTCCGTACTACTAAGCAGTCCGAACTattgaagaaaaattaataaaaaactgAGGTCAGACTTGTAGAAAAAGGACGGACACACTGCCCTTACATGTTACAACTTCTACAGAGCAAAATGAAATCATGCAAAAGGGATAATGCCCCATGTGCACCTAATTCACCTATTAGATATGACATGGAAGTGCAATGAGAACAAATGAGCCCAAAGAACCCatgccttcttttttttcatctttgGTCCATAGGTTCGTATGCTCGTGTGATGTGGATTTAATGCAAGTTTTCTTCTTGTGGGAAGCTCGAAACGACGAAAAATTCTACAACCGGTTGTATTATTACACTTGATGTACAAAAAAACCGTGTCCCTGGTAAATTGAAAAGTATCTCCAAAACAACACGCTTAAAGGCTGGATCCAGCTCCATGATTGGAGGACCGCGAAATAAGTTACAATTAATTTCAACAAACTTCCGTAATCAACGCATATGAAGatccaataaataaaaagtattaaaaatcatccagaaaagaaaagaacactTGAAAATTTCCTCAATCACAACCACTGTCCTCTTTCTACTCCATCAAGGTGAAACTAAAACAACACCAACAAATCacaaaacccccaaaaaccaaaagaaaaattaaatctaaGTAAAGTGGATGGCAATCTCAAGTTGCTTCCCAAATCAATGGCTCAGCTTACTTAGCTAGAAGAATTGtctaattttgattttgataaTCCTCACTGTTTAGCGAATAAGTTTACGGATCATATGCCTTCACAGCCGAACCAAAGCGTCCCACATTGCGCCAATGGCGAAAACCGCAGACAAAACAAACTGGGATCTGAAGGAAGGTGTTAGGACGCTGCTCTTGCTCTTCAGCGGGGCAGCTTTGGGAGGCGGAGGCATGTTTTCGACCTTAACAGCGATCTTCATGCCACCGTAGCAGGACCCCTTGCTACTAATGAAGTAGTAGTGCCTTGTCACGTTCAGTGGAACCACGTCTCTTCCGGCTCCCGTGGTCCAGTTGTGAACGGGATGCTCGGCATTGCACGAGACATAGTTGGTCTGGTTCACCTCTAGAACATCCATTTGGTTCCTATCATAAACAAAAActggaggaaaaagaaaaaaaatttaccaactGGATAAAAATATAAGGTTTTCTTCGTAGCAAACTAATCTTTGGTACTTATTTTAAGTTTTCGTGTTGTGCAGGGTGACATTTTAATAAGGAAATGATTTCCGCGCACTCTTGTTTATTTCCGGATTTCCATATCTTCTACCACCCTTTAGAACTAACCAAAAGATAcacaaaaatatgaaattaaattGAACTGACATTGGCTTTTCTTCACAGCAAAAGCAAAGAGGAAAACAACTAGAAAAAAGTTGCAGATCTGAGATTTTACATAAGCTTTACACATCAAGAGACAAAATTCAGAAAAGCTCCTTAATTGGTAATCTGATTATATTCAAACTGTATATAACAACTTAAGTAAAGCAACCCCATATATAATTTGAATAACCAAACTTGTAATCTTTGCTtctttttcttgcaattttcaGCAGGAAAAACTGAATTTTAACTTGAGCTTTACACATCAAGAAACAAACTTATGGAAAAAAATGCTTTTCTTTAGTCAAACAAAAATGGAAAAGCAGATTTTAAGCTCAACCCATTAAGCAATTTTCAGATCTAACACAATAAAAagcaacatcaacaaaaaaaaaagagctaaaACAAGAACATTTGAGCTGAGAATTAACTAACAGagaaccataagcattgacagaaaaaaacaaaaaacaaaagggcaGAAACTTAATGGAtctgagagaagagaaagaaagatgaACTTACAGAGCCAGTCTCCATTGTAAAAGTGCTTATCCTGAGCCCAAATTGTATAGTTGACATTGCTGTTCCAACCCATTTTCCCTCCCACCATAAATCTCGTAGCTGATGCTTCTGGAagttccaccaccac belongs to Malus sylvestris chromosome 17, drMalSylv7.2, whole genome shotgun sequence and includes:
- the LOC126610912 gene encoding lamin-like protein, giving the protein MEKERAMAVVVLLCLVVVVELPEASATRFMVGGKMGWNSNVNYTIWAQDKHFYNGDWLFFVYDRNQMDVLEVNQTNYVSCNAEHPVHNWTTGAGRDVVPLNVTRHYYFISSKGSCYGGMKIAVKVENMPPPPKAAPLKSKSSVLTPSFRSQFVLSAVFAIGAMWDALVRL